The genomic DNA CCTCGTCCGAGGACGTGCCCATGACTGCGAGGTCCGCCGGATCACGTGCGGCGCGGGGGCGGGCCGGAGGCGCCGCTGATACCGCCGGCCCGCACTATCAGTGGATCGTGCTGTCCAACACCACGCTGGGTGTTCTGATAGCCACGATCAACGCGTCGATCATGCTCATCGCGCTCCCGGACATCTTCCGTGGAATCGGGATCGATCCGCTGAAGCCAGGGAACACGAGTCTGCTGCTGTGGTTGATCACGGGGTACTTGGTGGTCACAGCGGTGCTCGTGGTCACCTTCGGCCGGATGGGCGACATGTACGGCCGGGTTCGCATGTACAACGCGGGATTCGCCGTCTTCACCGTGTTCTCGGTGCTCTTGTCGGTGACCTGGATGCATGGCACGGCGGGCGCACTGTGGCTGATCCTGATGCGCGTGGGCCAGGGTGTCGGGGGCGCCATGCTGATGGCCAACTCCAATGCGATCATCACCGACGCGTTCCCTGCCGACAGACGCGGCCTGGCGTTGGGACTGAACCAGGTGGCGGGCATCGCCGGCTCGTTCATGGGGCTGGTGCTCGGAGGGCTCCTCGCCCCGGTGGAGTGGCGCATGGTGTTCCTGCTGTCGGTGCCGATCGGGGTGTTCGGCACGTTCTGGTCGTACCGGAAACTGCACGACACGGGCATCCGGCGGCCTGCCCGGCTGGACTGGTGGGGCAATCTGACCTTCGCTGTCGGGCTGATCGCGGTGCTGGCCGGCATCACCTACGGCATCCAGCCCTACCGCGGGCACACCATGGGCTGGACCAACCCGTGGGTGCTGTCCGCCCTGATCGGCGGCGTGGTCATGCTGGTGATCTTCGGCATCGTGGAGACCCGGGTCACCGAGCCGATGTTCCGGATGAGCTTGTTCCGCATTCGCGCGTTCACCGCCGGGAACCTTGCGAGCCTGCTGTCCGGGATGGGCCGTGGCGGGCTGATGTTCGTCCTGATCATCTGGCTGCAGGGGATCTGGCTGCCTCGGCACGGCTACAGCTTCACCGAGACCCCGCTGTGGGCGGGCATCTACATGCTGCCGCTCACCGTCGGGTTCCTGGTGGCCGGGCCCATCTCCGGCTGGCTGTCCGACCGCTTCGGGGCGCGGCCGTTCGCCACCGGCGGCATGCTTGTCGCGGCGGGTAGCTTCGTGCTGCTGGCGCTGCTCCCGGTCGACTTCCATTACGCGACGTTCGCCGCGATCCTCCTGCTCAACGGAATCGGCATGGGACTGTTCGCTTCCCCGAACCGGGCCGGGATCATGAACAGCCTGCCCGCGGACCAGCGTGGGGTGGGCGGCGGCATGAGCACCACCTTCCAGAACTCTGCGCTGGTGCTGTCCATCGGGGTGTTCTTCAGCCTGATCGTCCTCGGTCTGGCCGGCACCCTGCCGCACGCCCTGTCCAGCGGCCTCGTCGCCCAGGGAGTCCCCGCCGACGACGCGGACCGGCTGTCCGCCCTGCCCCCGGTCTCGGTCGTGTTCGCCTCGTTGCTGGGCTACAACCCGGTCCAGACGCTGCTCGGCCCGAATGTGCTGGATCAGCTTCCGGCGAGCAACGCGGCCTACCTGACCGGCCGTGGCTTCTTCCCCGCCCTGATCTCCGGGCCGTTCGCCAACGGTCTGGACGCCGCGTTCATTTTCGCAATCGCGGCCTGCCTCGTCGCCGCTGTCGCCTCCTGGCTGC from Streptomyces sp. NBC_01707 includes the following:
- a CDS encoding MFS transporter; the encoded protein is MTARSAGSRAARGRAGGAADTAGPHYQWIVLSNTTLGVLIATINASIMLIALPDIFRGIGIDPLKPGNTSLLLWLITGYLVVTAVLVVTFGRMGDMYGRVRMYNAGFAVFTVFSVLLSVTWMHGTAGALWLILMRVGQGVGGAMLMANSNAIITDAFPADRRGLALGLNQVAGIAGSFMGLVLGGLLAPVEWRMVFLLSVPIGVFGTFWSYRKLHDTGIRRPARLDWWGNLTFAVGLIAVLAGITYGIQPYRGHTMGWTNPWVLSALIGGVVMLVIFGIVETRVTEPMFRMSLFRIRAFTAGNLASLLSGMGRGGLMFVLIIWLQGIWLPRHGYSFTETPLWAGIYMLPLTVGFLVAGPISGWLSDRFGARPFATGGMLVAAGSFVLLALLPVDFHYATFAAILLLNGIGMGLFASPNRAGIMNSLPADQRGVGGGMSTTFQNSALVLSIGVFFSLIVLGLAGTLPHALSSGLVAQGVPADDADRLSALPPVSVVFASLLGYNPVQTLLGPNVLDQLPASNAAYLTGRGFFPALISGPFANGLDAAFIFAIAACLVAAVASWLRGGKYVHTDKPTTVGTTDYSCPALRGPEAAHRGSTTPGPATVRVGTRGLASDAAHSAPPSAGPDAARAGPPGLREDRQDPTRDSTLKAYALIVTAHGYRPATYSMTAGDNGHPATADTAPRTNGQIAGVVRAASPDRPLPGADISAVDATGEVVAHTTTDRDGRFRLTGLPHRLYALTRAPGPTAPPDGDTLHLTLDGMRS